In one Cupriavidus taiwanensis genomic region, the following are encoded:
- a CDS encoding FHA domain-containing protein, whose product MAPDEALIMEMPVKMAQGSARELAPHAAHEVAQDAAQDLAQEFDVFLTPVARPEIGEIRIDEALFAVGRSELPFAAYPEALAASLSRRHARIFAEHGVVYVADLGSKNGTRVNGAPVARQPARLSDGDEVAFGPALSFRVRLSPRAPQPGPPRVTLTLVPERHDVGLQPLHVEQFPYLISKGDDAFARFRDSYPHQVNYLSRRHAHVYLKGGIPFVEDLGSTNGTFVNGRRLADHGVPLDDGDLIAFGGNHFVYQAQVRYDGADDATATRSLLQLPGTPDTPGPPGTAGTPASSAAAAATPATPPARDDGDRTTFVGAPDSFLDIFCVDYAAHQEDEVNTEAEAQAAAATAASDGARRPRGRAALLLAEAARLFGLDQPGRARRTARWGGALLLLGLVAGAAVYWRGAPERAVQSRFAAGDHAGAAQAADSYLARDPGDIEVQAVGAEALLRAYVPDFAARLKAGDVAGADAVLARLRQLSTHNAQARPLVAELDWIGRLERFTAPRGADAPIRLYTDETPMRQLLAYWNQDTAAHQRALGRIAGDVPAFRDLYADALSDVRRLQNDASVYLAAIDRLNATIAAELGRDRPEALVPVLAEYRDKYPRLSGLERLQADLERYTGLIQALRARRPGPLVARLADSRFATPPFQAQLASLGARLPPPQLAREYASAARAWQQGDSSAALAALGQIRGGAWADDLARDLGHKQKVAAQYAALQAARGSRGYEDRLLDFYALLDADEDRYFARAVEADVNGVRDSALRRARELMASALAAWKQYRANGVIGGEQRLEPGISPKFRAQARLLSQAQDDARQGMRIFTQLRAGESADLAQLAKVEQEIRAEAEQQRHALRELGTVLDPAVLKAKLGLIGGEDTGKAPEPVAAVAPVPAPAPPPASVGKP is encoded by the coding sequence ATGGCTCCTGACGAAGCACTGATCATGGAAATGCCGGTGAAAATGGCCCAGGGATCCGCACGGGAACTCGCGCCGCATGCGGCGCACGAAGTGGCGCAGGATGCGGCGCAGGATCTGGCGCAGGAATTCGATGTATTCCTGACGCCGGTGGCGCGCCCCGAAATCGGCGAAATCCGCATCGATGAAGCGCTGTTCGCGGTCGGCCGCAGCGAGTTGCCGTTTGCCGCCTACCCGGAAGCACTGGCCGCATCGCTGTCGCGGCGCCATGCGCGCATTTTTGCCGAGCATGGCGTGGTCTATGTGGCCGACCTCGGCAGCAAGAACGGCACGCGCGTGAACGGCGCGCCAGTGGCGCGCCAGCCGGCGCGGCTCAGCGATGGCGATGAAGTCGCGTTCGGGCCGGCGCTGTCGTTCCGGGTGCGGCTGTCGCCGCGCGCGCCGCAGCCCGGGCCGCCGCGCGTAACGCTGACGCTGGTGCCGGAACGCCATGACGTCGGGCTGCAGCCGCTGCATGTGGAGCAGTTCCCGTACCTGATCAGCAAGGGCGACGATGCCTTCGCGCGCTTTCGCGACAGCTATCCGCACCAGGTCAACTACCTGTCGCGGCGCCATGCCCATGTCTACCTCAAGGGCGGCATCCCCTTCGTCGAGGATCTCGGCAGCACCAATGGCACCTTCGTCAACGGCAGGCGCCTGGCCGACCACGGCGTGCCGCTCGACGATGGCGACCTGATCGCGTTTGGCGGCAACCACTTTGTCTACCAGGCGCAGGTGCGGTACGACGGCGCCGACGATGCCACGGCGACGCGTTCGCTGCTGCAGCTTCCAGGGACGCCTGACACGCCTGGCCCACCCGGCACGGCCGGCACGCCCGCATCGTCCGCCGCCGCGGCTGCCACCCCCGCCACGCCGCCCGCCCGCGACGACGGCGACCGCACCACCTTTGTCGGCGCGCCCGATTCCTTCCTCGACATCTTCTGCGTCGACTATGCCGCCCACCAGGAGGACGAGGTCAACACCGAGGCCGAAGCCCAGGCCGCGGCGGCTACCGCCGCCAGCGACGGCGCGCGGCGCCCGCGTGGCCGTGCCGCGCTGCTGCTGGCGGAAGCGGCCCGGCTGTTCGGACTGGACCAGCCGGGGCGCGCGCGGCGCACGGCGCGCTGGGGCGGGGCCTTGCTGCTGCTCGGGCTGGTGGCCGGCGCCGCGGTCTACTGGCGTGGCGCGCCGGAGCGCGCGGTGCAGTCGCGCTTTGCCGCCGGCGACCACGCGGGCGCGGCGCAGGCGGCCGACAGCTACCTGGCGCGAGATCCGGGCGATATCGAGGTCCAGGCCGTCGGTGCCGAAGCGCTGTTGCGTGCCTACGTGCCCGACTTTGCCGCCAGGCTCAAGGCCGGCGACGTGGCCGGCGCCGATGCGGTGCTGGCGCGCCTGCGCCAGCTCAGCACGCACAACGCGCAGGCGCGGCCGCTGGTGGCCGAGCTCGACTGGATCGGCAGGCTCGAGCGCTTCACCGCGCCGCGCGGCGCCGATGCGCCGATCCGGCTCTATACCGACGAAACGCCGATGCGCCAGCTGCTGGCGTACTGGAACCAGGACACCGCCGCGCACCAGCGCGCGCTCGGACGCATCGCGGGCGACGTGCCGGCGTTCCGCGACCTGTATGCCGATGCGCTCAGCGATGTGCGCCGGCTGCAGAACGACGCCTCGGTCTATCTGGCGGCGATCGACCGGCTCAATGCCACCATCGCCGCCGAACTGGGCCGCGACCGCCCGGAAGCCTTGGTGCCGGTGCTGGCCGAATACCGCGACAAGTATCCGCGCCTGTCTGGCCTGGAGCGGCTGCAGGCGGACCTGGAGCGCTACACCGGCCTGATCCAGGCACTGCGCGCGCGCCGGCCGGGGCCGCTGGTGGCGCGGCTGGCCGACAGCCGCTTTGCCACGCCGCCGTTCCAGGCGCAGCTGGCCAGCCTGGGCGCGCGCCTGCCGCCGCCGCAGCTGGCGCGCGAGTATGCCAGTGCGGCCAGGGCGTGGCAGCAGGGCGACAGCAGCGCCGCGCTGGCCGCGCTCGGGCAGATCCGCGGCGGAGCGTGGGCCGACGACCTGGCGCGCGACCTGGGGCACAAGCAGAAGGTCGCGGCGCAGTACGCCGCGTTGCAGGCCGCGCGCGGCAGCCGTGGCTACGAGGACCGCCTGCTGGATTTCTACGCCTTGCTCGATGCGGACGAGGACCGCTATTTCGCCAGGGCGGTCGAGGCCGACGTCAACGGCGTGCGCGACAGTGCCCTGCGTCGCGCGCGCGAGCTGATGGCGAGCGCGCTCGCGGCGTGGAAGCAGTATCGCGCCAACGGCGTGATCGGCGGCGAGCAGCGGCTCGAGCCCGGCATCTCGCCGAAGTTCCGCGCGCAGGCACGGCTGCTGTCGCAGGCGCAGGACGACGCGCGCCAGGGCATGCGCATCTTCACGCAGCTGCGTGCCGGCGAAAGCGCCGACCTGGCGCAGCTGGCCAAGGTCGAGCAGGAGATCCGCGCCGAGGCCGAGCAGCAGCGGCACGCGCTGCGCGAACTGGGCACGGTGCTGGATCCCGCCGTGCTCAAGGCCAAGCTCGGGCTGATCGGCGGCGAGGACACCGGCAAGGCGCCGGAACCGGTCGCCGCCGTGGCCCCGGTTCCGGCGCCGGCCCCGCCGCCGGCGTCAGTGGGGAAGCCATGA
- a CDS encoding efflux transporter outer membrane subunit: MPAFPPVPSVPAVIRAPRRAAWLAALAAGAALLAGCADFRPPVYQRPETPAKAEWSRQDSITVSPAEAVQPNWWLGFQDPYLNQLVERALAGNYDIKVLAARIRVANAQIGEARAGGLPVIDVGAGASFEKSTGQKSTWTYSAGAQLNWDIDIWGKVEKGVQAQAAEFRATEADWRAGYLTLVANVSTTYFQILQFDEQIEQQARTVAKNGQILSTYQAMYQNGLVPKIRVMQQQAEINRLNKDLLELRRSRDVAENALATLVGVPAGNLKVPAGRLQDRVQPPAVPAGLPSQLLARRPDVVAAEYRVLAAYNIVGQARLAQLPSISLTARGGTASFALSDLLKSFTFGFMPSINLPMLDPNVRARVKTTEAQVGVAENEYGRTVMTAFEEVETALVNVDAHKKQRVELQQQVEQLRVVSAQVEAQLKEGVVSQLEVFETERSLLAAQLQLLAVHQQILGDTITLYKALGGGWPEADVRNTALNPPQ; encoded by the coding sequence GTGCCCGCATTTCCCCCAGTCCCGTCCGTGCCTGCGGTGATCCGCGCGCCGCGCCGTGCTGCCTGGCTGGCCGCGCTGGCGGCCGGCGCGGCCCTGCTGGCGGGTTGCGCAGACTTCCGCCCGCCGGTGTACCAGCGCCCCGAAACCCCTGCCAAGGCGGAATGGTCGCGCCAGGACTCGATCACGGTGTCGCCGGCCGAAGCGGTGCAGCCCAACTGGTGGCTGGGGTTCCAGGACCCATACCTGAACCAGCTGGTCGAACGCGCGCTGGCCGGCAACTACGATATCAAGGTGCTGGCGGCGCGCATCCGCGTCGCCAATGCGCAGATCGGCGAAGCCCGCGCGGGCGGGCTGCCGGTGATCGACGTCGGCGCCGGTGCAAGCTTCGAAAAGAGCACCGGGCAGAAGTCCACCTGGACCTATAGCGCCGGCGCCCAGCTGAACTGGGACATCGATATCTGGGGCAAGGTCGAGAAGGGCGTGCAGGCGCAGGCCGCCGAGTTCCGCGCCACCGAGGCGGACTGGCGCGCCGGCTACCTGACACTGGTGGCCAATGTCTCCACCACCTACTTCCAGATCCTGCAGTTCGACGAACAGATCGAGCAGCAGGCGCGCACCGTGGCCAAGAACGGGCAGATCCTGTCCACCTACCAGGCCATGTACCAGAACGGGCTGGTGCCGAAGATCCGCGTGATGCAGCAGCAGGCCGAAATCAACCGGCTGAACAAGGACCTGCTCGAGCTGCGCCGCTCGCGCGACGTGGCGGAGAACGCGCTGGCGACGCTGGTGGGCGTGCCCGCCGGCAATCTCAAGGTGCCGGCAGGGCGGCTGCAGGACCGCGTGCAGCCGCCCGCGGTGCCGGCCGGGCTGCCGTCGCAGCTGCTGGCGCGGCGCCCGGACGTGGTGGCGGCGGAGTATCGCGTGCTGGCCGCCTACAACATCGTCGGCCAGGCGCGCCTGGCGCAGCTGCCCAGCATCAGCCTGACCGCGCGCGGCGGCACCGCCAGCTTCGCCTTGAGCGACCTGCTCAAGTCCTTCACCTTCGGCTTCATGCCGAGCATCAACCTGCCCATGCTCGATCCCAACGTGCGGGCGCGCGTGAAGACCACCGAGGCGCAGGTGGGCGTGGCGGAAAACGAATATGGCCGCACCGTGATGACCGCGTTCGAGGAAGTCGAGACCGCGCTGGTCAACGTCGACGCCCACAAGAAGCAGCGCGTCGAGCTGCAGCAGCAGGTCGAGCAGCTGCGCGTGGTCTCCGCGCAGGTCGAGGCGCAGCTCAAGGAAGGCGTGGTCTCGCAGCTCGAAGTGTTCGAAACCGAGCGCTCGCTGCTGGCCGCGCAACTGCAGTTGTTGGCGGTCCACCAACAAATCCTGGGCGACACCATCACGCTCTACAAGGCGCTGGGCGGTGGCTGGCCCGAGGCGGATGTGCGCAACACCGCCCTGAATCCGCCGCAGTAA
- a CDS encoding DUF4399 domain-containing protein: protein MSRLLAAAVFAVSLMLSAWVQGGPTAAPPNAYLYIGWPNDGQTLPAGKPFKVWFGLRNMGVAPKDVKFPNTGHHHLLIDVDLPPMDKEIPNDRNHLHFGAGETETMVELAPGKHTLQLLMGDDKHIPTNPPVYSKRITIYVK from the coding sequence ATGTCCCGACTACTTGCCGCGGCTGTCTTCGCCGTCAGCCTGATGCTGTCCGCGTGGGTGCAGGGCGGCCCCACGGCGGCGCCGCCCAATGCCTATCTGTACATCGGCTGGCCCAATGACGGGCAGACCTTGCCCGCCGGCAAGCCGTTCAAGGTGTGGTTCGGGCTGCGCAACATGGGGGTGGCCCCCAAGGACGTGAAGTTTCCCAATACCGGGCACCATCACCTGCTGATCGACGTGGACCTGCCGCCGATGGACAAGGAGATTCCCAACGACCGCAACCACCTGCATTTCGGCGCGGGCGAGACCGAGACCATGGTCGAGCTGGCGCCGGGCAAGCACACCCTGCAGCTGCTGATGGGCGATGACAAGCACATACCGACCAACCCGCCGGTGTATTCGAAGCGGATCACGATCTACGTGAAGTAG
- a CDS encoding DUF4399 domain-containing protein — protein MSRRFLLRLLAAATLAVAPSLSLPTAAPPNAEVYIIWPYDGAVIGGGKFWVRMGLRNMGVCPKGVESPRCGHHHLLIDTELPPLDKEIPSDKNHLHFGAGETDARIELPPGKHTLQLLMGDARHVPFEPPIYSKKITITVK, from the coding sequence ATGTCCAGACGATTCCTGCTCCGCCTGCTGGCGGCCGCCACGCTGGCCGTCGCGCCGTCGCTGTCGTTGCCGACGGCAGCCCCGCCCAATGCCGAGGTTTATATCATCTGGCCGTACGACGGCGCTGTCATCGGCGGCGGCAAGTTCTGGGTGCGCATGGGCCTGCGCAATATGGGCGTCTGCCCCAAGGGCGTCGAATCGCCGCGCTGCGGTCACCATCACCTGCTGATCGATACCGAGCTGCCGCCGCTCGACAAGGAAATCCCCTCGGACAAGAACCACCTGCACTTCGGCGCGGGCGAGACCGATGCGCGCATCGAACTGCCGCCAGGCAAGCACACGCTGCAATTGCTGATGGGCGACGCCAGGCACGTTCCGTTCGAGCCGCCGATCTATTCGAAGAAGATCACGATCACGGTGAAATAG
- a CDS encoding formylglycine-generating enzyme family protein encodes MPKNTDEQYELSFWESIKNSNYAADYEAYLKQYPNGRFAGLARARLERLAGSAPAPKTQAPAPPPRAGATASGPASRPAAPAAASAPPAKAAPPAPAAARPSAPAPAAAAPRAGSAGDGVVSTTLRTGEIRDCPACPTLVTLPAGSFTMGSNASDPAEKPPHHVAIAQPFAIGRYEVTVEQWNACADAGGCQRIATVADSAKNAPVRDVSWDDAQQYVAWLSKTTGKSYRLPTEAEWEYAARGGSASTYWWGDQMRKGNANCKDCGDPWSQDGPAPVGSFAANPYGLHDVNGSVWEWVADCWHSSYKGAPADGRAWNESACGARVIRGGSWREGASYMVSSTRFKYSPSVRQSQNGFRVARDMK; translated from the coding sequence ATGCCGAAGAACACCGACGAGCAATATGAGCTGAGCTTCTGGGAATCGATCAAGAACAGCAACTACGCCGCCGACTACGAAGCCTACCTGAAGCAGTACCCCAACGGCCGCTTCGCCGGACTCGCCAGGGCCCGGCTCGAGCGCCTGGCGGGCAGCGCGCCCGCGCCCAAGACTCAGGCGCCCGCGCCACCGCCACGCGCGGGCGCCACGGCCAGCGGACCAGCCTCGCGGCCCGCGGCGCCTGCCGCGGCTTCGGCGCCCCCGGCCAAGGCGGCGCCGCCCGCGCCCGCGGCCGCGCGTCCGTCAGCCCCAGCACCAGCGGCCGCGGCGCCGCGCGCCGGCAGCGCGGGCGACGGCGTGGTCAGCACCACGCTGCGCACCGGCGAGATCCGCGATTGTCCGGCCTGCCCGACGCTGGTCACGCTGCCGGCCGGCAGCTTCACCATGGGCAGCAACGCCAGCGACCCGGCCGAGAAGCCGCCGCATCATGTCGCCATCGCCCAGCCCTTCGCCATCGGCCGCTATGAAGTCACGGTCGAGCAATGGAACGCCTGTGCCGACGCCGGCGGCTGCCAGCGCATTGCCACCGTCGCCGACAGCGCGAAGAACGCACCGGTGCGCGACGTCAGCTGGGACGACGCGCAGCAGTACGTGGCCTGGCTCAGCAAGACCACCGGCAAGAGCTACCGGCTGCCCACCGAGGCGGAATGGGAATACGCGGCGCGCGGCGGCAGTGCCAGCACTTACTGGTGGGGCGACCAGATGCGCAAGGGCAATGCCAACTGCAAGGACTGCGGCGATCCGTGGAGCCAGGATGGGCCGGCGCCGGTGGGCTCGTTCGCTGCCAACCCCTACGGCCTGCATGACGTCAACGGCAGCGTGTGGGAATGGGTGGCCGATTGCTGGCACAGCTCCTACAAGGGCGCGCCCGCCGACGGGCGCGCATGGAACGAGAGCGCCTGCGGGGCGCGCGTCATCCGCGGCGGCTCGTGGCGCGAAGGCGCCAGCTACATGGTGTCGTCGACGCGCTTCAAGTACAGCCCGAGCGTGCGGCAGTCGCAGAACGGCTTCCGCGTGGCGCGCGACATGAAATAG
- a CDS encoding serine/threonine protein kinase — MSGHPVASLKDLIRKFQNGGLSDDEFVASFETALAQDPTTPSQAARVVIEENTRFPFPPAVYAEVMRRIERRGATQYDGATDATRLAGTETGSMYAASPEPGTLPQTPATKGVGDTLNGRFVLEECLGVGGMGTVYKALDLRKLEASDRRPYIAIKVLNLQFSGHPKSLMALQREARKAQTLAHRNIVTVYDFDRDGPVVFLTMEYLSGSSLNHVLKAPGFAGMPMARAMPIIQGMGNALAYAHERGFVHCDFKPANVFLTANGEVKVIDFGIARGFLPPADESDRTVFDPGSLGGMTPAYASPEMFEHREPDPRDDIYALACVTYELLSGKHPYQRLSANQAREAGLKPAPLPQLGRTQWKTLREALSLDRETRTPTVARFLQGMSAAPATIIGPARRSGPLVAGGVVTALVGVAALGYYAWQSQRQAEAPSGDAGAAAPVSAAAPATEAPAAPAPAPPAPVPPAPVAAAAAELSMAEVGKLLAAVPCSLLAGARQDQTLHVRGYLAESVGAARLREQLSGLPGAKALREVVVEAQPLAADKCEVASMIAPYWSGNRQGATASSLQLRGKGTQLTEGAPMVLDLRTPAQDSYVYVDYFAADGKVAHMVPSQRIPAHQAPPAYHATIGDSGDWIVSAPFGNELVVLLTTPAPLFAARRAEVESRQEYLRALEKPLAQMARTYGRDRISADLVQISTRAR; from the coding sequence ATGTCAGGGCATCCCGTGGCCAGTCTCAAAGACCTGATCCGCAAGTTCCAGAACGGTGGTCTCTCCGACGACGAGTTCGTCGCGTCATTCGAAACGGCCCTGGCGCAGGACCCCACCACCCCGAGCCAGGCGGCACGGGTGGTGATCGAGGAAAACACGCGCTTTCCGTTCCCGCCCGCGGTCTATGCCGAAGTCATGCGGCGCATCGAGCGCCGCGGCGCCACCCAATACGATGGCGCCACCGACGCCACGCGCCTGGCCGGCACGGAAACCGGCTCGATGTATGCGGCCTCGCCCGAACCCGGCACGCTGCCGCAGACGCCGGCCACCAAGGGCGTGGGCGATACGCTCAACGGCCGCTTCGTGCTGGAGGAATGCCTGGGCGTCGGCGGCATGGGCACGGTCTACAAGGCGCTCGACCTGCGCAAGCTGGAGGCCTCGGACCGCCGGCCCTACATCGCGATCAAGGTGCTGAACCTGCAATTCAGCGGCCATCCCAAGTCGCTGATGGCGCTGCAGCGCGAGGCGCGCAAGGCGCAGACGCTGGCGCACCGGAACATCGTCACGGTCTATGACTTCGACCGCGACGGGCCGGTGGTCTTCCTTACCATGGAGTACCTGTCGGGCTCGTCGCTCAACCATGTGCTCAAGGCCCCCGGCTTTGCCGGCATGCCGATGGCGCGCGCCATGCCGATCATCCAGGGCATGGGCAACGCGCTGGCGTATGCGCACGAGCGCGGCTTCGTGCACTGCGACTTCAAGCCCGCCAATGTCTTCCTGACCGCCAACGGCGAGGTCAAGGTGATCGACTTCGGCATCGCGCGCGGCTTCCTGCCGCCGGCCGACGAATCCGACCGCACCGTCTTCGATCCCGGTTCGCTGGGCGGCATGACGCCCGCCTATGCCAGCCCCGAGATGTTCGAGCATCGCGAGCCCGATCCCCGTGACGATATTTACGCGCTGGCCTGCGTGACCTACGAGCTGCTGAGCGGCAAGCATCCCTACCAGCGGCTCTCGGCCAACCAGGCGCGCGAGGCCGGGCTCAAGCCGGCGCCGCTGCCGCAGCTGGGTCGCACGCAATGGAAGACCCTGCGCGAAGCCCTTTCGCTCGACCGCGAGACGCGCACGCCGACGGTCGCGCGCTTCCTGCAGGGCATGAGCGCGGCGCCGGCCACCATCATCGGTCCGGCGCGCCGCTCCGGGCCGCTGGTGGCGGGCGGCGTGGTGACCGCGCTGGTCGGCGTGGCGGCACTCGGCTACTACGCCTGGCAGTCGCAGCGCCAGGCCGAGGCCCCGAGCGGCGATGCCGGCGCGGCAGCGCCGGTGAGCGCCGCCGCGCCGGCCACGGAGGCGCCAGCCGCGCCGGCGCCTGCGCCGCCAGCGCCGGTGCCACCAGCGCCCGTGGCAGCCGCTGCGGCGGAGCTGTCGATGGCCGAGGTCGGCAAGCTGCTGGCGGCGGTGCCGTGCTCGCTGCTTGCCGGCGCGCGCCAGGACCAGACCCTGCACGTGCGCGGCTACCTGGCCGAGAGCGTGGGTGCCGCGCGCCTGCGCGAACAGCTCAGTGGCCTGCCCGGCGCCAAGGCGCTGCGCGAGGTGGTGGTCGAGGCCCAGCCGCTGGCCGCCGACAAATGCGAAGTGGCCAGCATGATCGCGCCGTACTGGTCGGGCAACCGGCAGGGCGCGACGGCGTCGTCGCTGCAGTTGCGCGGCAAGGGCACGCAGCTGACCGAAGGCGCGCCGATGGTGCTCGACCTGCGCACGCCGGCGCAGGATTCCTATGTCTATGTCGACTACTTCGCCGCAGACGGCAAGGTGGCGCATATGGTGCCGAGCCAGCGCATACCGGCGCACCAGGCGCCGCCGGCCTATCACGCCACCATCGGCGACAGCGGCGACTGGATCGTCTCGGCGCCCTTCGGCAACGAACTGGTGGTGCTGCTGACCACGCCGGCGCCGCTGTTCGCGGCGCGCCGGGCCGAGGTGGAGTCGCGCCAGGAGTATTTGCGCGCGCTGGAAAAGCCGCTGGCGCAGATGGCGCGCACTTATGGGCGCGACCGCATCAGCGCGGACCTGGTGCAGATTTCCACGCGCGCACGCTGA
- a CDS encoding DEAD/DEAH box helicase, producing the protein MTQHDIRAEQAIASATDASITSDAAQSPLDKLDALLNPSPAGEAPAVESGFATLGLDPAILRALSELNYNTPTPVQAQAIPAFLAGRDLLVSSQTGSGKTAAFMLPAIQRISEMPAPQRPTEPAKRMKGKRPRPSPAQPALLVLTPTRELALQVTEAAAKYGRNLRRIVCASILGGMPYPKQLAALAKMPDILVATPGRLLDHIDAGRIDLSALQMLVFDEADRMLDMGFADDIDAIVNATPASRQTLMFSATLDARIAQLASRQLKDPQRIEIAAARADQSHIEQRLHFTDDMSHKERLLDHLLRDAALKQAIVFTATKRDADSLAERLSDTGFAAGALHGDMTQGARNRTLTALRRGNLRILVATDVAARGIDVPDITHVVNFDLPKQAEDYVHRIGRTGRAGRSGIAINLVNHNDMFQWRRIERFTNQRVDASVIEGLEPRRAPKPRSNFGGKPGGGRGDFRGNGGGYRGGERSFGERKFGGDNRTGFGERKFGGESRGFGNRAEGARPFGDDNRGGFGNREGGYRGQGGGYRGAGDGARSFGNRDGGRPFGDDPRGGFGNRDGNRGFGEGRGNGGGYRGNGEGRSFGNRDGNRGFGGGFGGNGGGNGGNRNSRSRYER; encoded by the coding sequence ATGACCCAGCACGACATTCGTGCGGAGCAAGCTATTGCCTCCGCGACCGACGCTTCGATCACTTCCGACGCTGCCCAGAGCCCGCTCGACAAGCTCGACGCCCTGCTCAACCCCAGCCCGGCAGGGGAAGCCCCGGCCGTGGAAAGCGGTTTCGCCACGCTTGGCCTCGACCCGGCCATCCTGCGCGCCCTCTCCGAACTGAACTACAACACGCCTACGCCGGTGCAGGCGCAGGCCATCCCGGCTTTCCTGGCCGGCCGCGACCTGCTGGTCTCGAGCCAGACCGGCTCGGGCAAGACCGCCGCATTCATGCTGCCCGCGATCCAGCGCATCAGCGAGATGCCCGCGCCGCAGCGCCCCACCGAGCCCGCCAAGCGCATGAAGGGCAAGCGTCCGCGCCCGTCGCCGGCCCAGCCCGCGCTGCTGGTGCTGACCCCGACGCGCGAACTGGCGCTGCAGGTGACCGAGGCCGCCGCCAAATACGGCCGCAACCTGCGCCGCATCGTCTGCGCCAGCATCCTGGGCGGCATGCCCTATCCGAAGCAGCTGGCCGCGCTGGCCAAGATGCCCGACATCCTGGTGGCGACGCCGGGCCGCCTGCTCGACCATATCGACGCCGGCCGCATCGACCTGTCCGCCCTGCAGATGCTGGTGTTCGACGAGGCCGACCGCATGCTGGACATGGGCTTTGCCGACGACATCGACGCCATCGTCAACGCCACCCCGGCTTCCCGCCAGACGCTGATGTTCTCGGCCACGCTGGATGCGCGCATCGCACAGCTGGCCTCGCGCCAGCTGAAGGATCCGCAACGCATCGAGATCGCCGCGGCCCGCGCCGACCAGAGCCATATCGAGCAGCGCCTGCACTTCACCGACGACATGTCGCACAAGGAGCGCCTGCTCGACCACCTGCTGCGCGACGCCGCACTCAAGCAAGCGATCGTCTTCACCGCGACCAAGCGCGATGCCGATTCGCTGGCCGAGCGCCTGTCCGACACCGGCTTTGCCGCCGGCGCGCTGCACGGCGACATGACCCAGGGCGCGCGCAACCGCACTCTGACCGCACTGCGCCGCGGCAACCTGCGCATCCTGGTAGCCACCGACGTGGCCGCGCGCGGCATCGACGTGCCCGACATCACCCACGTGGTGAACTTCGACCTGCCCAAGCAGGCCGAGGACTATGTGCACCGCATCGGCCGCACCGGCCGCGCCGGCCGCTCGGGCATTGCCATCAACCTGGTCAACCACAACGACATGTTCCAGTGGCGCCGGATCGAGCGCTTTACCAACCAGCGCGTCGACGCCTCGGTGATCGAGGGCCTGGAGCCGCGCCGCGCGCCCAAGCCGCGCTCGAACTTCGGCGGCAAGCCGGGTGGCGGCCGCGGTGACTTCCGTGGCAACGGCGGCGGCTACCGCGGCGGCGAGCGCAGCTTCGGCGAGCGCAAGTTCGGCGGCGACAACCGCACCGGCTTCGGCGAGCGCAAGTTCGGCGGCGAGAGCCGTGGCTTCGGCAACCGCGCGGAAGGCGCGCGCCCGTTCGGCGACGACAACCGTGGCGGCTTCGGCAACCGTGAAGGCGGCTACCGCGGCCAGGGCGGCGGCTACCGCGGCGCCGGCGACGGCGCCCGCAGCTTCGGCAACCGTGACGGCGGCCGTCCGTTCGGCGACGATCCGCGCGGCGGCTTCGGCAACCGTGACGGCAACCGCGGCTTCGGCGAGGGCCGTGGCAACGGCGGCGGCTACCGTGGCAATGGCGAAGGCCGCAGCTTCGGCAACCGCGACGGCAACCGCGGCTTTGGCGGCGGCTTCGGCGGCAACGGCGGCGGCAACGGCGGCAACCGCAACAGCCGCTCGCGCTACGAGCGTTGA